One genomic window of Quercus robur chromosome 6, dhQueRobu3.1, whole genome shotgun sequence includes the following:
- the LOC126690481 gene encoding F-box protein At4g35733-like, which translates to MSERVEWSELPESLLPTIGESLDTRIENLRFRSVCTSWRSSTPPFDSISPRRFPLDLSIPFPFPSIDFADDYYYDCLTLFKRKCTLRQSILYRLQRLHPSPSDKAWLIEVEGRKLCLFDPLSKHRQRYELPNNFNLLDFQHLELTRAYSLKMHPDLYDFGFAHKVVMYPNSPSIKLNDFHVFVIHEFDFGQYRLLRHAKCGDENWTTVGEGTQDFDDVIVYEGRFYVVDQSGIVYRINVSSLELQLLYPRIPDGELGTMKYLVESGGALYVVDKYDKGRVRFNVYKLNEEPDGSFVWDLMESLGDRAFILGHDCSLSVSAGEFFGYEGNCIYFTHHNQAHVFKLEDDSIANLDI; encoded by the coding sequence ATGAGTGAGAGAGTGGAGTGGTCGGAACTTCCCGAGTCACTGTTACCAACGATCGGCGAATCCCTCGATACCCGCATCGAAAATCTTCGATTCCGCAGTGTCTGTACATCATGGCGCTCCTCTACCCCTCCCTTTGACTCCATCTCTCCTCGTCGATTCCCTCTCGATCTCTCTAtccctttccctttcccttCAATAGATTTCGCGGATGATTACTACTATGACTGTCTCACTCTCTTCAAAAGAAAATGCACTCTCCGCCAAAGCATTCTCTATCGTCTACAAAGGCTACATCCCTCACCTTCTGATAAGGCCTGGTTGATCGAGGTTGAAGGCCGCAAACTGTGTCTTTTCGATCCACTCTCCAAACATCGACAAAGGTATGAGCTCCCCAACAACTTCAATTTATTGGACTTCCAGCACCTCGAATTAACTAGAGCCTATTCGCTTAAAATGCATCCAGACCTCTATGATTTTGGCTTTGCTCACAAAGTTGTGATGTACCCCAATTCGCCTTCTATCAAATTAAACGACTTTCACGTTTTTGTCATCCATGAATTTGACTTTGGTCAATACCGTCTATTACGCCACGCAAAATGTGGGGACGAGAATTGGACCACTGTTGGTGAGGGCACACaagattttgatgatgttattgtGTATGAGGGCCGATTCTACGTGGTTGATCAATCTGGAATAGTTTATAGGATCAATGTTTCGTCGTTGGAGTTGCAACTGTTATATCCTCGGATACCTGATGGTGAGTTGGGTACAATGAAGTATTTGGTGGAGTCGGGTGGAGCTCTCTATGTTGTTGATAAGTACGACAAAGGGAGAGTTCGTTTCAATGTTTATAAGCTGAATGAAGAGCCAGATGGGAGTTTTGTATGGGATTTAATGGAAAGCTTGGGTGATCGAGCTTTTATTTTAGGTCATGATTGTTCGCTTTCTGTTTCGGCTGGAGAGTTTTTCGGATACGAGGGGAATTGCATTTACTTCACTCACCATAATCAAGCTCATGTTTTCAAGCTAGAGGATGACAGCATTGCCAATCTAGATATTTGA